In the genome of Salinispirillum sp. LH 10-3-1, one region contains:
- a CDS encoding ABC transporter ATP-binding protein, whose protein sequence is MSSDKKDVLLSVRDLVVEFPKRKTVLRALDNVSFDIARGEILGVVGESGAGKSLTGASIIGLLEPPGRIASGEIYLDGERIDNLPYEKMRRIRGKRIGMVFQDPLTSLNPILTIADQLIETIRTHLPMNEKQARERAIALLDEVGIPAADKRVDDYPHQFSGGMRQRVVIALALAGEPELIIADEPTTALDVSVQAQIIDVLKRMCKDHGAAVMLVTHDMGVIAEACDRVAVMYAGRVAEIGPVRDVVKHPQHPYTVGLMGSIPSLTHETERLVQIPGSMPRLDAIPTGCAYNPRCDRVFAKCKEERPSLIPAGNGQVSCWLFDAKESS, encoded by the coding sequence ATGAGTAGTGATAAAAAAGATGTATTGCTATCAGTACGTGATCTGGTAGTCGAATTTCCTAAGCGTAAAACGGTATTGCGGGCGTTGGACAATGTGTCCTTTGACATCGCCCGCGGCGAAATTCTTGGCGTGGTGGGTGAGTCTGGTGCTGGTAAATCACTGACGGGCGCATCGATCATTGGGTTGCTTGAGCCACCCGGACGCATTGCTTCTGGCGAAATCTATCTTGATGGTGAGCGTATTGACAACCTGCCTTACGAAAAGATGCGCCGCATTCGTGGTAAGCGTATCGGCATGGTGTTCCAGGACCCGCTCACGTCTTTGAACCCGATACTGACCATTGCTGATCAGTTGATTGAAACCATTCGTACGCACTTGCCCATGAACGAGAAGCAAGCGCGTGAGCGCGCCATCGCCTTGTTGGACGAAGTAGGTATTCCGGCGGCTGATAAGCGTGTTGACGACTACCCGCATCAGTTTTCGGGCGGTATGCGCCAACGCGTGGTTATCGCCTTGGCGCTGGCCGGTGAGCCAGAGTTGATCATCGCCGACGAGCCTACCACCGCATTGGATGTTTCCGTGCAAGCGCAGATCATCGATGTACTGAAGCGGATGTGTAAAGACCACGGTGCTGCCGTCATGCTGGTAACCCACGACATGGGCGTGATTGCCGAAGCCTGTGACCGCGTTGCGGTTATGTACGCCGGTCGAGTGGCTGAAATTGGCCCGGTGCGTGACGTCGTCAAGCACCCTCAACACCCTTATACGGTAGGGCTGATGGGTTCCATTCCATCGCTGACGCATGAAACGGAGCGTCTGGTACAAATCCCTGGCAGTATGCCGCGTTTGGACGCGATTCCCACGGGGTGTGCTTATAACCCTCGTTGCGATCGGGTATTTGCGAAATGCAAAGAAGAGCGCCCGAGTCTGATTCCGGCCGGTAACGGTCAGGTATCGTGCTGGTTGTTTGATGCTAAGGAGTCCTCATGA
- a CDS encoding ABC transporter permease yields MIAMLIRRIIQAVVVMLVVAFISFSLFQFVGDPINNMVGQEASQQDREELRERLGLNDAIPIQFMRFVGNAVQGEFGISYRMARPVSDVIMERLPATLELAFVSGLFALTLGIGLGVYTALRRNGWLSNFIMSASLVGVSLPTFLIGILLIYVFAVELSWLPSFGRGETVRISDNWTTGFLTASGLQSLILPAITLGLFQLTLIMRLVRAEMLEVLRTDYIKFARARGLKQRSIHFHHALKNTMLPVITITGLQLGSIIAFAIITETVFQWPGVGLLFINAIRFVDIPFMSAYLLVIALIFVVINFIVDMLYFVVDPRLRVVKRSAGR; encoded by the coding sequence ATGATCGCCATGTTAATTCGCCGGATTATTCAGGCCGTCGTTGTAATGCTGGTCGTGGCATTCATCTCTTTCAGCCTGTTCCAGTTTGTCGGTGATCCGATCAACAACATGGTTGGCCAAGAGGCTAGTCAGCAAGACCGTGAAGAGCTCCGTGAGCGCCTCGGTTTAAATGACGCTATTCCGATTCAGTTTATGCGCTTTGTCGGCAATGCTGTGCAGGGTGAATTCGGTATCTCTTACCGGATGGCACGCCCCGTATCTGACGTCATTATGGAGCGTTTACCGGCCACACTGGAGTTGGCCTTTGTTTCCGGCTTGTTCGCCCTGACCTTAGGTATCGGGTTGGGTGTTTATACCGCCTTACGTCGTAATGGCTGGTTGAGTAATTTCATTATGTCTGCTTCCTTGGTAGGCGTATCGTTACCGACATTCCTGATCGGTATTTTATTGATTTATGTGTTCGCCGTAGAGTTGTCTTGGCTGCCGTCGTTTGGGCGCGGTGAGACTGTGCGGATAAGTGATAATTGGACCACCGGATTCTTGACCGCGTCTGGTTTACAGTCGTTGATTCTCCCGGCAATAACTTTGGGCTTGTTCCAGCTCACCTTGATCATGCGCTTGGTGCGGGCTGAAATGTTGGAAGTTTTGCGCACCGATTACATTAAGTTTGCCCGCGCTCGTGGTTTGAAGCAGCGCTCTATCCACTTTCATCATGCTTTGAAGAACACCATGCTACCAGTGATCACCATCACCGGCTTGCAGTTAGGCTCGATCATCGCCTTCGCCATCATCACGGAAACGGTTTTCCAGTGGCCGGGTGTCGGATTGTTGTTCATCAACGCAATTCGCTTTGTCGATATCCCCTTTATGTCGGCTTATTTGCTGGTTATTGCACTGATTTTTGTCGTCATTAACTTCATCGTCGACATGTTGTATTTCGTAGTCGATCCGCGTTTGCGTGTGGTTAAACGCAGTGCTGGACGCTGA
- a CDS encoding ABC transporter permease, protein MSDQKDVLVVAPPLWKRIVDSDLFYDFIRRPVVVASAVITVLIILASMFAPLVAPHTPFDPSSLNLMDGFTPPMEANAFTGNTFIMGTDSQGRDIFSAILYGSRISLLVGFAAVAFAAVLGITLGLIAGYKGGWVDSLIMRVADVQLSFPAILVALLIFGVTKSLIPGEYQEQAAVYVLIISIGLSDWVQYARTVRSSTLAEKNKEYVQAARIFGVPAPRILLRHILPNVMGPVLVIGTIGLALAIILESTLSFLGVGVPATQPSLGTLIRVGNEFLFSGEWWITFFPGVTLLILALSVNLLGDWLRDALNPRLR, encoded by the coding sequence ATGAGCGATCAAAAAGACGTTTTAGTGGTGGCACCACCGCTATGGAAGCGCATCGTGGACAGTGACTTGTTCTATGACTTCATTCGACGCCCTGTAGTAGTGGCTTCGGCAGTTATTACCGTGCTGATCATTCTAGCCTCTATGTTTGCCCCTTTAGTGGCGCCCCATACGCCTTTCGACCCTTCATCACTGAACCTGATGGATGGTTTTACGCCACCAATGGAAGCCAATGCCTTCACGGGTAACACCTTTATAATGGGTACGGATAGCCAAGGGCGGGATATCTTCTCTGCTATTCTCTACGGATCGCGGATCTCGTTGCTGGTTGGCTTTGCTGCTGTAGCGTTCGCTGCGGTGCTGGGTATTACCCTGGGCTTGATTGCCGGTTACAAAGGCGGTTGGGTAGACAGCTTGATCATGCGTGTTGCTGACGTGCAATTGAGCTTCCCCGCTATTTTGGTGGCCTTGCTGATTTTCGGGGTAACCAAGAGTTTGATCCCCGGTGAATACCAAGAACAGGCGGCGGTTTACGTGCTGATCATCTCGATTGGCTTGAGTGACTGGGTGCAATACGCGCGTACGGTCCGCAGCTCAACGCTGGCGGAAAAGAATAAAGAATATGTGCAGGCAGCGCGCATCTTCGGTGTACCTGCGCCGCGTATTTTGCTGCGTCATATTCTACCCAACGTCATGGGCCCGGTGTTGGTCATTGGTACCATTGGCTTGGCCTTGGCCATTATTTTGGAGTCCACGTTGTCGTTCTTGGGGGTGGGTGTACCTGCGACCCAGCCTAGTTTGGGTACGCTGATTCGCGTTGGTAACGAGTTCCTGTTTTCCGGCGAGTGGTGGATTACTTTCTTCCCCGGGGTAACGCTGTTGATTTTAGCGTTGTCTGTTAATTTGTTGGGCGACTGGTTACGCGACGCCCTGAACCCGAGGTTGCGCTAA